The Parasteatoda tepidariorum isolate YZ-2023 chromosome X2, CAS_Ptep_4.0, whole genome shotgun sequence genome includes a region encoding these proteins:
- the LOC107454977 gene encoding catenin delta-2 isoform X3: MTEPHIVISRTTESTKEQQILRTEQIETMLRHYYPDHGTSLPDYLQEGIPEVQESYSMSYQTSTSTNGHHGDVDASSNNSQSSVPVDNASLISRSTSETKTQQVKTVTKIIKTREVHHIGPPDGKAISCSPYGTKLPPGSDYLPYNYPGNHEYGTYDPGRPPSPAGQTPTQVYASDYATYARTASPASTGGRNFEIYSPSTCQPYSNYAYQSVATPSGASDSPNLHRAMPQAPRSVATDYNHQPGNYEEIDGAALVPRFVDYRRTPSPTQSADRYGTYGYSATIPATSPGYHQYDPALPQGYLDRRPSFDEHPQSQLSASTYGVTKPRSGYEEENIPLVAGESIHAVPSRHPHLDYTPVDNQSSDVRFRDPDVHEVIEFLSHPNNIVRANAAAYLQHLCYMNDNMKQKARALGAIPPLIELFNQDIPEIQRNACGALRNISYGRQNDENKRAIKNADGIPALVRLLRKTPDNEIRELVTGILWNLSSCEDLKRPIIDDALNVLVNHVIIPQSGYDRNIPNIFLHEIKPNEIYWSTVFRNASGVLRNVSSAGEYARKKLRSCEGLIEAMVYLVRSAIGKNDIDTNCVENCVCVLRNLSYRLQEIEDPDYDKHLYPTSMQSRASAPLKAVGDHLGCFGGTNKKKKDATEKERREAVPLTKNPISESDPASGFALLWQPEVAQLYISLLTECSNPETLEAAAGAIMNLAACYWEPSIDIRATVRKEKGLPILVELLRMDCDRVVGSVAGALRNLSSDARNRDLIGNYALKDLLLKLPNGSPQHDSGTSDDTIAAVLGTLNEVIAKQTDFARSFLQLGGVERLNQIVQQKGTYSPRVVKFASQLLYNMWQNTELRDAYLKAGFKESHFVPKSIAVRNSLSSPTGANSTLNRPVSTQGGTKYEDRTLPHGTELNSTAASIPYSRSEELPLSELSHSTEPPSQSQAHRPHMGVFPPGMPPHGY, translated from the exons ATGACAGAACCTCATAT TGTCATTAGCCGTACTACGGAATCTACCAAGGAACAACAAATTCTTCGTACTGAGCAAATTGAGACAATGTTAAG GCATTATTATCCTGACCATGGAACCAGCTTGCCAGATTATTT GCAGGAAGGTATACCTGAAGTTCAAGAATCATATAGTATGAGTTATCAAACTTCTACTTCTACAAATGGACATCATGGTGATGTGGATGCCTCATCAAATAATTCACAATCTTCTGTACCTGTAGATAATGCATCTTTAATTAGTCGTAGCACATCAGAAACAAAGACACAGCAA gtaaaaactgtgacaaaaattatcaaaactagAGAAGTACATCACATAGGCCCTCCAGATGGAAAAGCTATTAGCTGTTCTCCTTATGGTACTAAATTGCCACCAGGCAGTGATTATCTACCGTACAATTATCCTGGAAACCATGAATATGGCACTTATGATCCAG GTCGCCCTCCAAGTCCGGCAGGACAGACACCTACTCAAGTATATGCTTCAGATTATGCAACATATGCAAGGACTGCTTCGCCTGCCTCAACGGGAGGcagaaactttgaaatttattctccATCAACGTGTCAGCCATATTCCAATTATGCTTATCAAAGTGTAGCAACTCCATCTGGTGCTTCAGATTCTCCTAACCTACATAGGGCTATGCCTCAAGCACCACGATCAGTTGCAACAGACTATAATCATCAACCTGGCAACTATGAAGAAATAGATGGTGCTGCATTAGTTCCTAGATTTGTTGATTATAGAAGAACACCATCACCAACGCAAAGTGCAGATAGATATG gtaCTTATGGCTACTCAGCAACCATTCCAGCTACTTCCCCTGGTTACCACCAATATGATCCAGCTCTTCCTCAAGGTTACTTAGACCGACGGCCAAGCTTTGATGAGCATCCACAAAGTCAGCTATCAGCATCAACATATGGTGTTACAAAACCTAGGTCTGGgtatgaagaagaaaatattccCCTTGTTGCTGGAGAGAGTATACATGCTGTACCATCAAGGCATCCTCATCTTGATTATACACCTGTAGATAATCAAAGCAgtg atGTTCGATTCCGAGATCCAGATGTTCATGAGGTCATAGAATTTCTATCTCATCCTAATAACATTGTTCGAGCAAACGCCGCTGCTTATCTCCAACACTTGTGTTACATGAATGACAACATGAAACAGAAAGCCCG aGCTCTTGGGGCTATTCCGCCAttgatagaattatttaatcaagATATACCAGAAATTCAAAGGAATGCTTGTGGGGCTTTGAGGAATATTTCTTATGGAAGACAGAATGATGAGAATAAA cgGGCAATCAAAAATGCTGACGGAATTCCTGCTCTGGTTCGTTTACTAAGAAAAACACCAGATAATGAAATTAGGGAGCTAGTCACCGGAATTTTATGGAATTTATCTTCTTgtgaa GATTTGAAACGTCCTATTATTGATGATGCCTTGAATGTGCTAGTGAACCATGTTATTATTCCTCAGTCGGGATATGATAGAAAtattccaaatatatttttacatgaaatcaAGCCTAATGAGATTTACTGGTCAACAGTTTTCAGAAATGCTAGTGGAGTGTTACG TAATGTCAGTTCTGCTGGTGAGTATGCAAGAAAAAAGCTGCGGTCCTGTGAAGGCTTGATCGAAGCTATGGTATACCTAGTGAGATCAGCTATTGGCAAAAATGACATAGATACAAATTGTGTAGAGAATTGTGTATGTGTGTTGAGAAATCTGTCTTATCGACTACAAGAAATAGAAGATCCTGATTATGACAAGCACCTTTACCCCACAAGTATGCAGTCTCGTGCTAGTGCTCCCTTgaaag ctGTTGGAGATCATTTAGGATGCTTCGGTGgtacaaacaaaaagaaaaaagatgctacagaaaaagaaagaagagaaGCTGTTCCTCTAACAAAAAATCCTATTAGCGAGTCTGATCCAGCTAGTGGTTTTGCTCTACTGTGGCAGCCAGAAGTTGCACAGCTATATATTTCCCTTTTAACTGAGTGTTCAAATCCTGAAACATTAGAGGCAGCTGCCGGTGCAATTATGAATCTTGCTGCTTGTTATTGGGAA CCCAGTATAGACATTAGGGCAACTGTTCGAAAAGAAAAGGGTTTACCTATTCTGGTTGAACTGCTTCGGATGGATTGTGATCGAGTAGTAGGATCAGTTGCTGGAGCTCTCCGAAACTTATCCTCAGATGCTAGAAATCGTGATTTAATTG gtaattatgcattaaaagatTTGCTTCTCAAATTACCAAATGGATCACCTCAGCATGATTCTGGGACTTCAGATGACACGATCGCCGCTGTTCTTGGAACATTAAATGAGGTGATTGCCAAACAAACTGATTTTGCTCGATCATTTCTGCAGTTGGGTGGTGTTGAACGATTAAATCAGATTGTTCAACAGAAAGGAACTTATTCTCCGAGAGTGGTTAAATTTGCTTCTCAG TTGCTGTATAACATGTGGCAGAATACAGAACTTCGGGATGCCTACCTAAAGGCTGGGTTTAAAGAATCTCATTTTGTACCTAAGTCAATAGCAGTTAGAAATTCACTTTCATCTCCTACTGGAGCAAATAGCACATTGAATCGTCCAGTCAGCACACAAGGTGGAACAAAATATGAAGATCGTACTTTGCCTCATGGAACAGAGCTAAATTCAACAGcag caTCTATTCCTTATAGTAGG TCAGAAGAATTACCGTTAAGTGAACTAAGCCATAGCACAGAACCGCCTTCCCAATCTCAAGCTCACAGACCACACATGGGTGTGTTTCCTCCTGGAATG